The following are encoded together in the Diabrotica undecimpunctata isolate CICGRU chromosome 7, icDiaUnde3, whole genome shotgun sequence genome:
- the LOC140446391 gene encoding uncharacterized protein has translation MATWNVRSLNGKEKELIDEFDKAQLDFLAITETKKKVQGMDALDKEHVFLYSGVSTDSRAAEGVGCLMRASYMSYVKNWKFISQRNLKIEITLDNSEITTILVTYGPNDDEPFKVKEEYWEELNDISKYKKSKKQLIIQRKVTRLVMTKSVLKC, from the coding sequence ATGGCTACGTGGAACGTCAGAAGCCTTAATGGAAAAGAGAAAGAACTAATAGATGAATTTGACAAAGCACAATTAGATTTTTTGGCGATCACTGAAACTAAAAAGAAAGTTCAAGGAATGGATGCATTGGATAAAGAACATGTATTTTTGTACAGCGGAGTCAGTACCGATAGTAGAGCGGCAGAAGGTGTAGGATGCCTAATGAGAGCAAGCTATATGTCATATGTTAAAAATTGGAAATTTATATCACaaagaaatttaaagatagaGATAACACTAGATAATTCAGAAATAACAACTATATTAGTCACATATGGCCCTAATGATGACGAACCATTCAAAGTTAAAGAAGAATATTGGGAAGAGCTCAATGATATATCCAAatacaagaagtcaaagaagcaattaataatacaaagaaaGGTAACTCGGTTGGTCATGACAAAATCAGTGCTGAAATGTTAA